GTGCCGCTCCTGGAAAACGCAGCCCTGTTGCAGCAGCTCCTGCGCAAGCAAAGCCGGAGAAATGGGaacaaagggttaaaaaaaagccttttcactgctttttgagCCGGCGCCCAGGCTGCCCTCCCCAGTTCGTGCTCAGGACCTGACTTGTGACCCCTTGGCTTTGGCTATCAGCAGCCAAAATCAGCGCTGGTTTTTGTCTATTTAAAACAGTAGTGGCAAACCCCATCTGCCTGCAAATTGCCTGATATTTTTGTCCTCCCAAGAAAGGTATTTGCTGGCGGGCAGGGGTCCGACAGCCCAGCTGTGCACCCACCAAAGCTTGTGCTACGGTGCACGAATTACCGACCGAGAGATGCTAAATCCAGAGAGCAAGATTCCCCCCGATGTTTACAAGAGTAATTATATAATAACATTTAAGATTTATACGGCAACCTTTTCATTCCTCCTCTGTGCTCTCAGGAAAATCTCCCTGCACGCAATTAATTAGGGATCCATtaagatatttttgtttggtgCCTCTGTTCGGAGAAGAATAGATTTTGTTGAACATCTCAGAAATGATTCAGTGCCTATTTATAAAACACAGCACATGTTCTGGAGCTGCATGTATAAATACCAGGCTGTCAGTCAAATGGGCATTGCTTATTAGAcatgctattaaaaaataaattgcatcctCGGTGACAGAAAACAACTGAGCTGTCAACTAAACACCGGGGGACGGCGGGGAGGGATGTCTGTTTTACTGCTTGAGCCTCTGCTCCCCATCGGAAGAGGAATGGTGTGATAGGAATTAGCGATGACCAGAAACGGGCTCGAGAAGCGTGGCTgttccctgctggggctgggggccggcAGTGACGGGGTGGGACGAGGcaccggccctgggtcacccccGGCATCTCGGGAGCGgtgggtggttttgggggtggcTCTGAGCCGCGGTTGCTGCAATGCTGCCGATGCGGCAGAACCACTggaaactgggtttttttcttaagtgctGCGTCTTGAAAGCGTTCACCTATGGAGATTTACGCAAGGAAGCAGCCGGGGAAGGTGGGAGCCGGGAGGAGCCCAGGCTGGCAGCCACAGGGAGCAAAACCAGCGGGGACTTAAGGGGTGCCAGCAAAACCGCCTCTGCGGGGGCACAGCAGCTCCCCACCCTTCCcgcatccctccccgtgccccggcCTCGCTCCACATTGCGAGATgctgttttggggaggaaaagttGCTGCTGAGCTGCAAATGCAGCATGTTGAGTGCGGGGCAGGAGATCCCCgccagcatcctgcatcccgcatcccacagCCCTTGCAAGCGCCCCCGAGCCGGACTGGCAGTGAATGAAATAAAGCCTCTGAGCCCTTCTCTCCACTTTTCCCTTGCCCAGCGACCATCACCAGGCTCTTAAGCCATATCTGCTAAGTTCAATATTATGGGAATGCTTGGCATCTCTACCATTAAACTGTCCATGGCCCCAGCAGCCTTGCAGCGTGCACCCGGTGAGCTTTGGGATTCGGCAGGGATCTTcccaggatggatggatgggagcaAGGATGCAGCACCCTGCTTTGGGGAGTGATATGGCTGCGGCCACTCTTTGCCCCCTCTTTTTTGCTGCCAGGGTGCTGTGAGGGTCTCCTCACAAGGTAGCCCAGCTCAGGGTGCGTGTCCTCACCTCGTGCAGGGGGTCCTTCCTCACGTTGCGCCCCGCCAGCGGCTCGTCGTGGGGGAAGACGACGGAGTAGTTCTTGGCGTAGGACTCGTGGCTCCGCTCCCGGATCCAGCGGTTGTTGTCGGTGAGGGAGTGGTGAAACCTCCTggaaggcaggggcagggcagagTCCGGATGAGCCCACCAGCTCGGGGGGGGCCTCCTCCGCCGGTCATGGCCCTCTTGGCCAGACCCAGATGTGGATGCAGCTGCTGTGGTGTAAAATTGCTATTCCTGCACCCGTTTCAGGGGCAGGAGGAACCGAGCGGGGCTCGGTGCTGGCCGTGCCGCAGCGCTGCCCATCGGAGCCGGGCGCTCGTCGCAGCCCCCACCaggctccccagccctgctccaggcacaTCCACCCCCCGCAACTGGGAGCAGGATAAAGCCCTGCTGGGGGGCAAAAAGAGGTAGAAAACGAGGAGAGTTAAGGTTAATTCTGCTTTGCTTCAGCGTGGGGCCGGCCTCGGAGCGTGCCTGGTGCACAGCCTGGATTTAAACGCAGCCCTGACGAAGGAAAGAGCCTGGGGCATTCCTTACATTTTCCACCCAGTTCTCCCCAGGttgaaagataaataaaaacccaagcattttaaatttgtttgacatttttcatctttcaaacagaaaagctCCTTGAAGGAATGTGCCAGCTCAGCACACGCTCAGGTTATTACTACCAGAGACCTATAACTCACGGTGGCACCTTTCCCGTCCGCCGGCTTCAGCAGGCGGGGGACCGCGGCTCCCCAAATTACCACCGGCTCCTCTCCAGCCCCAAGCCCCCAGGTCTGGAGAAAGAGAGGCGGGCAGCGGGGGAAAGGCAagacaaaatgcctttttataggcccttttattttaaaataatactttcatCTTCCCTCCCGGCTGCCTGGGTGCCGCGGAGAGGCAGGGCACCGAGGGTGAGCGGTGCAAGCGATGCTCCCCAAAAGCAGCCGTGGGCACGTTGCGAGggcagctgcctctcctgccGGCATGGGCCAGGCAGCAAGTGACATGCGGCATGTCACCGgcacccccggcagccccagccccttcaCCGTCACGCTGAATTTTTGACGGCGGCAAGAGGAGCAACAGCTGCcagatgaaaatatttacaagCGAGTGTTTTGAGAGGATAAATATTATAATGTGCAGAAAAGGGAGTTATTTAAAGAGGAGCTTAGTAACCATcgccaaaagaaaagaaacaggactgACACCAGCTTGAGGATGGGGCAGACGGGACACGGGGGATGTGTGGGTAATCCAGATGCTGGAAAGCCCCCGGCTGCTCTCTGAGTGGGGCCGGGGTCCCACGGCACAGACCAGCCCCACGACGGCTGCGGTTGTGCCAACCCACCCCTCTGACGGTGCCTGTCCATCCCGGGGATTTCTCCTTCCCGGGCTTGGCCCATCGCTGGCCCGGCCGCCGCGCTGCTGGAGGCACCAGCACCAACTCTCCCGCCAGCCCGAGCCGACAGGGCGTTCGCCAGCACCGAAGCAACAcgattttaaaagctttgtccCTGACAAGGTGGTTGCTGTCGCTAGCagccctgtaaaaaaaaaaagcccaaacccactcAAATGCAATCAAGCAAGTCACAAGCAATTACGGAGCCAACATCTGCACAGTCAAAACTCCCGGCCCACATCGTGCGGCAGAGGGGGGGGGAAGCTGATCTTTCTCCGGTTGAAATCATCACCCCCCGATTATTAACTTAGAGGATTAGGCACGGCACTaattgaacaacaacaaaacccaaatgtaaTTACCCTGTCCTTTCCCATCACCGCAATCTCCTCGCGACTGATGGAAGCTGCTTGCGTAGAAGCAGGGTGAGCAAATGAGATAAACCCCACGTGTAAATTCATTAAAGCCGTCGAGCATAATTGATTCCAGCCCCTCAGAGGGACACAGGCTGCAGCACAGACGCTGCCCAACACCCGCTCCTGATGCCAGCATCCAGCCCTGCCTTGGAGCCCATCGACGAGGACTTataagggctacgaagatgatgaggggacgggaacatctctcttacgaagaaagactgagggatttgggtctttttagtctggagaagagaagattgaggGGGGGTCTTATCAAcacctataaatacttaaagggtgggtgtcaggaggatggggccaggctcttctcagtggtgcccagtgacaggacaaggggtaacgggcacaaacttgaccatgggaagttccatctcaacatgaggaggaacttctttgctgtgagggtggcagagccctggcacaggctgcccagagaggtgggggagtctccgtctctggagacattccaacccctcctggacgcgttcctgtgccacccgctctgggtgaccctgctctggccgggggttggacgaggtgatctccagagggcccttccaatccctacaattctgtgattctgtgaccaccCAAGGACGAGGGGTATCAGCCAAGGAGCCCACGGCCCTGGGGCAGCCAGGGTGACTTGCCTGATGTCGTAGCCGTACATGTCCTTCTCCGGCCGGCCGTGGATGATCCAGTGAGCCAGCTCCCTCCCACAGCCGCCTCCCAGCATCATCCCTGGGGAAAGAGGCGAGGACGCAGATGAAGCCAGGAGGCCACGTGTGGCTGCGGGTGCCGGGCTCTGCCCGGGATACGCTGCCCGCGTTGGGATGCCCGAGGTGTGATCCCTTTGGGTCTCTCTTACCGGCACTGTTGAAGCCACAACCAAGGAAGAAGCCTCGGACCTCTGGGGCTTCCCCCATCAGCGGCTTGTGGTCGGCAGTGAACGACTCTGCAAGACAGAGAGGAGGTCGTGCCAGCGAGGCCAGGACAGGCGTTTTGGGGACACACACACTTTGGGAGCAGGGTTCCTACAGCTTCCCGTGCTGCCCTTGGCCCGCTCCTGCTCCCAGAGAGGTCGATGGGGCCAGAGTTGGACCAACACCGAGGACTTCCCAGCATCTCAGCTCGGGCATCCCCACCTGCGCCGCTCCAGCAGTGCCCAGGCAGCAGAGGCCAAAGGGCTGCCCCAAAACTGGGATGCCCAGCATCATGCAGGGGTCTTGTGCAGACTCCTGAAGCAaatatacgtacatatatatacacatatttgcTTCAGAAGGTTGCATGAgtacgcacacacacaaacacgcacacacacatacacgcgcACATCGCACTGCTGGTGGCAGAGGCAGGCGCTGGTGGCACAAGGCAGCTCCTTTGCAGCCCCGTGCGTTGCACGGGTTGTCCCTGCACCATCCAGCCcccgggctgggggtcccggtgccCTCCGCACCCCCAGGAGCTCGGCAGCGCTCGCTGAGCGCCGGCACTGCGGGGGGAGGACCTGCGTGGTTGGGTTTTAGGCTGAAAACCTGTGAATCAGTGAATCCCCAACCAGAAGGTGCACGAGGTGCTGCGGTGGCTGAAGCAGCCTCTTGCTTCCTCCCAGCCCCCCAGTCAAGGGGGCACCGACCCGCTCACTGCCATATTTCATTATGATGACTACTTTTCACCTTCATCGATTTCTGTTGGGAAATGCCATGAATTTAAGCTGCTTTATTCAGCTGAGGGATTGCTGCTGGTGTCGCCCAAGGCTCCTGCGCTGCTGACGTCTCATGCTGCCAGTTCCTGCTCCCCCCACAGGGCCACCAACCATGTCCCCACGCAAAGCCCCGCTAGGGAGGACGGAGCAAAATACCCTGACAGATGCGTGCAGTCCTTCTCCCTGTTTTACGGTGGTTTCTCCATCCGagagagggaaggcagagctcaGCCTGCTCCATCCCTCACCCCCAGCAACTCCCAGCTTGTTTCCCACTATCTCCGTGCCCAGGAGAAGCCAAGAGCAGAGCTAGAAGAATATTTCCACTTCCACCAAAGCGGCTTCTCACATGCCAATACCCCCATACCCATGGGAATATTCGCCGAGTTAATGGAGCGACAcccaaatcacctccctgtcacCAGTGGcgcctgccagccctgctggtTTGTACTGGGGCGGATGCTGAGTGCTCACACGGGACCTCGGCCCGCTCGGCTGCAGGGCTGGATCAGCAGCCGGAGCAGAAACAGCTTAAACCACCCCAATTGGGGCTGCTTTCATCCCCTGCCCCTGGAGCACAGCGCGGTGGCCGTTCTGCTGGTGAAAGGACACCGCGCAGCAGAAAGGACAAGTGTTTGCAATTTGACTCAGCTGTCGCAGGCAAACCAGCTGCTGGTTTAAATCAAGAACCAGAAAAGAAGCAGCACCGGCCCCTTGGAAATCACATTACCGTACTACAAATACTAGACATATATCTATAAGAAGTCAGGTCCCCTCCGGAGGCCACCAGCTCTGCTTACACCGCGGTTCCATCAAACCCGCCGCACCCAGGGCCACGGCCTCCACCTTGTACGTGTCATGTTCTATCTGCGCGGGGCAGGAGATGTGCCCTACTTTCCCCTTGTACAgcagctcccctccctccccgagGGCCTCGAGGGTTTCCCTTTAAGTGCTTCAGCAAAAAGGGAAtttttaatttccccccccccccccggcacacgGTGGATTTCAAGGCCAAACCAAGTGTGCAGGGCTCGGGTTCGATGGCTGGCATCACCTCCAGCTGCCGCTGCAGCGACGCTACGGCCTTTAACGCCACACCAGACAGCCTGGGACGGAAAATTGGGTAAATCTAATATCATCGGCCCCAGAAGcaagtagtaaaaataaaaatgtaagacaaCACTTGGCAAAACAATGGCCACTGCTTGAAAAAAATTTGCCCCGCAATTCCCCAGCCCAGTGGCCGCAACCTCGGCTGCAAATCTGTGCTAGTCGCTCCCAGCTTGGACCAAGGCACTGAGCTCCCAGGTGTTTCTCCACCTCTGCTGAGCCTGGGATGCCACCCCTCGGAAGAAGACACCATTGCAACCAGACCACAGCCACTTCCCCTGCGTTTGGagagttttttttctccccaggttATGAAGCTTCCTTGGAGGAAGGTCCTTGGAGGAACACAGCCGCCCCGGTGCCACCGCAGACGCGTTACCTGGCCCGCAGACCGTGGATTTAATGCCCGTTTTCTCCAGCACCGGCACCCTGTTCACGGCACCTTCGATGTGCTGCGTGAAAACATCCCAGTCCAGATCAAAGAGGCCAAAAGCGAATTTTTCAGATACCTGAAGGTAGGAAACAGCAATCAGGACACCAAATAGAGTACAGCTGAGGGTGTAAGAACTGCTCAGCTCTGGCAGCCTCAGAGGCCGTAGAAAATCGAGGCTGCTTTGCAGACTCTGGCTTCTTCGGGCTTTCATGAACAGCCCAGCCAAGCCAAAGGTCTGGGGCAGAGCCCGAATTGAGACACCTGGATAAAGGGATgatgcagcagggcagggaccgCATGGTGGCCTCTAAattcccccagcccagcctcttCATCTcattcctgctgcctctgcatcCCCTATCTGTGCCACAGGCAGACCCAACGGGAAGATGCTCTCCTGTGCATTCCCCACCTGCCGCATGGACGTTGGTACCCGCaggagccgggggctgcggcgCTCCCGCCTGCGCCCACCCCTCCGAGATGGGTTCCCTGGAAACCTGCCTCGTTCCCCCGGAAAACCTCCCAGCACGGCTCACCTCCTCCCAGAAGATGGGGTTTGACTCATATCCACCCACGGAAAGGGCATCGCCTTGGAGACGGAGATACACCGAGGCGTCGTGATCGCGAACGTTCGGCATGTTCTGAAAAACGGGGAGGGGGAGCGGAGGGGTGAGAGGGGGACAAGAGCTGCAGGGAGACCCCGACACCACCCCGGCAAGGCTGAGCGGGATGGGCTGGGGGTCTGGGGAAGAGGGTCAGCGCCTGCGGCAGTGACCCACCGAGGACAGGAGGAGCGGTGGCTCCACAGCCCCAAAATTTGGGTGTCCACCTGGCCCCGAGGGGAAGGCACCCGACCCAGCTCCAGCAAACCTGGCCAAACCCCAGGCAAAGCGGCTTACGCGGGCAGCGATGCTGCGGGCAGCGTGTCCCCTCACCACGCCTGAGCCCAGGCAGCCAAGCTGGAAGCCGACCCTTGCACAAATCCTGCCTAATTAGCAGCTGACGAGCTCCAGCGCTGTGCGCAGCAGCTGCGCTGTGGGTGCATTTTGCACGGGCACCGGGGAGAGAGCAGCCTcggctctccagctgctcctccgTGGCGCCGGCAGCACCGGGGATGCTCAGGGGAGCGGGAGCAGCCGCTGCGGTTGGTGCCAGCTTGGAAAAGCATCACTCCTCTgccacccacctccgcagcaggGTGCAACAGCACaacaggcaggcagcagcccgCAAAGAATGAGGGATTTGTCCTCGTGAATAACGGACAGAGAAACATTTAGGTAGCACGGAGCTATTGGTGTAGGGCCTACTGCAATCCATGCTGGCTAATGCAATTAAGTGGACTGAAGGGGAGGCACCGGGGTGTGCAAGCTGCAGCCTCTTCTCTGAAAGGTCCCCTTCTCACCGCGTTTGTACGGCACAGCGGAGTCACTGCGATATAAATGTAATCATTGACACCAGCACGTTCTGAAATGAGACACCTCGCACTGAACAGTCAGACACAGGCTGTGTCAGTGGGATGGAAACTAAATTATGTGTCACCCTCAAAGCCCTGGTGCCTGAGTGAAGGAAGCCTCCTTCGACTCCTGAATAACTCCCTGCAGCCGGATGGCAGGAACGGATTTCTTGGGAGAGTTTAGGAATGCTTGGAGAGCTACACCTCTGCCAGCCAGCGGCTGGGGCTTGTTCAGAAGGTGTGTGGCACCTTTATGAACGCTGCTATCAGACACCAAACACATCAGGGAGCCTGTAACAATTCTAccgaggtgaaaaaaaaaatgaagaaaattatcctGCTAGTCATAACattgttaaatattaaatacGACACTATTAAAGGTGGTCTGATTGCTTGGGGAGAAGCTGCTGGGTGCGCACCTCCCCGGGTGCAGAGCTTGACCCAGCAGGAATATGATGGGGGTCCCCCAGGtctgggggtgtcgggggggggtcTGTCCCGTCTCACCCTGCCACGTGCAGAGCGGGCAGGAGCCAGCGCTGCCCCCGGAGCAGAGGAGCCCATCTGCGGCTGCAGGGCACTCACCTGGATGCCCTCGATGCGCTCGGTCACCACGTAGGCGTGATGCATCCCCACCAGCGGCACGTGGACGCCGGCCAGCCGGCCCAGGGCTCGCGCCCACACGCCTGCGGAGAGAGCGGCCCCCGCTGAGCACCTCTCCGTCCCCCGGAGACCTGCCGCGGTCTGGGGGTGACAGCCAGATGGGGGGACAAGGGCTGACGCGGACCCTCCAGCTCAAGAGATGCAAAGCCACTCCCTGCGGCCACAGCCCCCGTCCCCCGCCTTCCCCGCCGTGCTCTGTGCCCCGTACCCGCGCAGTTCACCACGCAGGGAGTCTGGATGGTCCCGTGGGCCGTCTCCACCGCATACACCCTCTTCACCCCAAAATCGTCAGCTCTGACCTGGATGCCGGTGACCGGGCAGTTCTCGATGATCTGGTGGCAGAGGAAGGGCAGCAGAGTCACGGCAGAGGCACAGGGGTGGTGGGACAACCCGGCTCACCCGACATCGACCCCCCAAAACTGGGAAAGGTGAATCCCAGCAGCAGTCCGGCACTGGCCATCTCCCTTTCCCAACAGCTATTACTGCTGGCGCTGGTAATAACACACCCTCCGTAACCGCAGCATTAAACCGTGCGTCCACAGCTGCAGAGGATGTCTATTAGTTACATGCACATGAGCAAAGCATCGCACCAAGGATGGGCTCACAGTCCCTGCCTCAAGGAATGGATTGTTACCTGACCCTAAAACCTCTGCTCTCCCAAGGAACCTGCCTTGAGCACTGCCTCTTCTTGCTGCTAAAGGTCTTGTTTTTCATCCTCTACTTTCTCTGGATCTCATGGATCCTGCCAGCTTTGTTGCTGTGACCCAAACAGCCATCAAAGCCAAACAAGACAACACCCTTCTTGGGCGAACACCTGACGCTGCAGGAGCGGCTCTGCTccagtggggaaggaggagatggggaacGCAGAGGACGAAATCTCCTCCCAGGGTCAAGAGGCATTAAGGAGTAATTACTAATTAGGAACTACCGTAGCGCCTCTGGCAGTTGCTGCTCTGGCAAGAGTCGAGCAGGTACCAGCTGGATCCATGGTGCCATCCTTGGGGACGTACAGGGTGCCGTACAGATCATCAATGTTCATCAGCGGGTACAGGTCCTTGGTCTGCGACGGGGTCAGGACGTAGGACTCCACGCCGTACACCTTCCCCAGCTGCCAACCAGACGAGAAAACCAGGAGCTCAAGCAGGCAACCAAAGCTTTGCCCAGCtcttgctgctgcaggaggaggagaccCCCAGGACACGTTTAGCTCCCAGACGGGGCAACTGCTGCCCCATGGCAAGCCTGAATTCCACTGTGGGGTGGGATGCTCTGTGCAGATGTCAAGGAATGTGGTCCCATATTCCCACATGAGCTGCCTGTGCAGCTGCAAAAATGACGCTACTGCTATCCGAAAGGACAAAAATCCATGGCTGACTTTAATTTTGCCTACTTTGCCAGCATTTTGTGCGATTCCAGCAGAAGCCAGGAGGCTGCCCTGGAAGCATAACCCTGGCACGGTTACGATGGTTATAACCATAACCCAGCAAGCTCCCggggcaggaaggcagggagggacaGGCCATTCGGACACTGGGGGCTCCGCAGCCTTGGGACCCCCAGCCCCGTTCCCATGGGCAGGAGATAAACGCCACCTCCCGTGGCCCACCCGGCCGGGGGACGCAGCGAGGGGCTTCTCCCTACCGACATGAGCCTCTTGTACTCGTCGAGGCGCTGCTTGTTGGAGGCGATGAAGAGCCCCCCGTTCTCCACCCAGCCCGTGTGCAGCCCCGTCTccgccggcagctcccggctcacCACGTCCCGCGTGTGGGCCAGCAGCTCCACCTCCACGTCGCTGGGACGCAGCTGCCACAGCAGACCTGGCAGGGGACACAGACACAGCCCACGGGTGGGACGAGAGGCTCCGCCGCCCCTCGCCGGCACCAGACGCGGGATGCGGGGGGGACCCCCGTGTCCCACGCCCGGCGGGGGGGACCCTGCCGGGGCTCTCGCTCCATCTCGTGGCGACGTGGGAGCGCTACAAATCCGCGATTCCCATTTTCCTTGGGCAGTAAACGAATGGGGGGGGAAAGGGTTTGTGGAGCAGACTACCCCAAAAGAGACAAAACCCCCAAAGAGCTTCTtgattcctccctccctgccaaagAAAATCgggttaaagaagaaaaaaaagaaaaaaaaaggagcatggAAATAAACTGTTTAGTTTTCCTATGGTCATataaaacttttcttaaaaaaataaaattttggggATGTTTTCTTAACAAAAAGCTAcgccaaaaggaaaaaacagaaacccTGAAATTCTCCAAATTTAAAGCCAAAACTCTCCGACACATCCAGAGCCAGCCCGTGCAACGGATCCGCTCCGTAGACTACGGCGCATCCCAAGCCGTGGGCATCCCCAatgcccccactgcccccaccccagggacccccgtgTTGTGCCCACCACCTCACCGGCCGTGTGCCACGTGGTGCCCGAGGTCAGGCGGTCCCTCTCCAGCAGCACGACGTTGGTGACACCCTGCTTGACCAAGTGGTAGGTGGtctggcagcccaggctgcctcccccGACCACCACCACCTCAGCTGAGGACGGCGGGGGCTGGCtgggctccccgctcccggagcctTCCTCCTTCAGCGTCTTCTGGTACGGGACGCTCTTCTTCGCCGTGGGACCCGTCGCGCTGCTGAAGGGCCGGGGGCTTCTCCAGGGGGCTGGCAGGTGGCGGGGGGCGGCTGCCCGCAAGGCACAGCTCACGTAGGACATCTCCACCTGCAAATCCCCAAAACACCTCGCTGGCAATGGGTGGGGGACCCCCGGAGAGCCTGGCTGCTCACCACCGCTTCGGTGGTAGCAGCATCTCTGGGTGCTGTGCGAGGGGCTGAGAAGCTCGCGATGGCTGGATCGAGCCCCAGGGCACGTCCCAGAGGGGGCTGCTGGGACCCCCTTCCAGCAGGGAACCGGGATCCCCGCTGCATGCCTGTGCGCTCCCAGACGCCCTTACGAGGGGCCCCACTTAAAAAAGGGGCTTGGAAACACACAGGGTAGGGCAACGTGCTCCGTCACGCCTGCAgaaa
The genomic region above belongs to Rissa tridactyla isolate bRisTri1 chromosome 14, bRisTri1.patW.cur.20221130, whole genome shotgun sequence and contains:
- the SARDH gene encoding sarcosine dehydrogenase, mitochondrial, yielding MSYVSCALRAAAPRHLPAPWRSPRPFSSATGPTAKKSVPYQKTLKEEGSGSGEPSQPPPSSAEVVVVGGGSLGCQTTYHLVKQGVTNVVLLERDRLTSGTTWHTAGLLWQLRPSDVEVELLAHTRDVVSRELPAETGLHTGWVENGGLFIASNKQRLDEYKRLMSLGKVYGVESYVLTPSQTKDLYPLMNIDDLYGTLYVPKDGTMDPAGTCSTLARAATARGATIIENCPVTGIQVRADDFGVKRVYAVETAHGTIQTPCVVNCAGVWARALGRLAGVHVPLVGMHHAYVVTERIEGIQNMPNVRDHDASVYLRLQGDALSVGGYESNPIFWEEVSEKFAFGLFDLDWDVFTQHIEGAVNRVPVLEKTGIKSTVCGPESFTADHKPLMGEAPEVRGFFLGCGFNSAGMMLGGGCGRELAHWIIHGRPEKDMYGYDIRRFHHSLTDNNRWIRERSHESYAKNYSVVFPHDEPLAGRNVRKDPLHEELLQQGCVFQERHGWERPGWFSPGGAAPVLDYDYYGAYGQERHKDYTYNRLLGDEYTFDFPPHHDIIKNECLTCRNALALFDMSYFGKFYLVGPEATKAVNWLFTADVSKAPGSTVYTCMLNKRGGVESDLTVSRISPGDPSSPLAPAFEGDGYYLAIGGAVAQHNWSHITAVLQDMKLQCKLLDCSEELGMMSIQGPLSRVVLQEVLDTDLSNEAFPFSTHKLATAAGCTVRAMRLSFVGEMGWELHVPKADCVKVYQAVMQAGARHGITNAGYRAIDSLSIEKGYRHWHADLRPDDTPLESGLAFTCKLKSNIPFLGREAVEAQKAKGVFRRLVCFTTEEKVPMFGLEAVWRDGKVVGHIRRADFGFAIDKTIAYGYIRDPAGGPVSLDFVKSGSYELERMGVTYPAQAHTKSPFDPDNKRVKGFY